ttaccccaggacttatcataagtccttttaatgtagatgaactacgtcccaacaataagcctactgttccttggggaagaggtccttttactcctgtgggaatgatttgaactcccatctctggagttaatactgctctggcagaggcgcagatgtccaaccctgcgctccctcgggtttgtctgatgagggatttaatggacaatgtgtcctgggcaccaccctgatggggttgctgggttcctccactgccccgtatatttgtggttgtgggccccggagcattgggccccccggtccgttttttggcaatgaagcctggtgcctttctccacgatatcgtgggtaaatacctgatccttgtccgttttttgataagggagtaccttctatggtggtttgagaacggcattcattagcccaatgtctccctttacggcatcgtgggcaaatacccggtattctattcctttgatttctagttttgttaaaccctcctcttatggggcaactccttttaaaatgtcctgtttgttcacaattatagcatgtttctagcctggcatctaaagcctgttgtactgcagctgccaagacttgcccttgttcattaacatctctacataatttaatatatgtgtttaaatcttcatgtctccatggtctaataacctctctgcagcaacgatttgcttggtcataagccagttgttttattaatggcattgcttgttctgtgtcaccaaaaattttggcagccgtttgaataagcctatctacaaagtcagcgtaaggttcattaggtctctgtattaccttagatagctgaccttgtaaatctccatgtccttgtaaagtcttccatgccctaactgcgtctgcagcaatctgtacatatacagcaggatcatattccatttgttgccgctgaccctcataaggtccccttcctaataacatttcaagatttctttgagggtaaccggctgctgcatttcgcctagctgtctccatgcaaaattcctcattggcaaccttccataacaaatattgtcctccatttagcacagatttacacatgctagcccaatctgctggcgtcatgtccaagttagtaatggactccaccatgcttaccgtgaagggggcttgaggaccataggttgttacagcctcctttaactgctttactgtgttaaattctaaaatacggtgaattcgccgccctcctgcctgttcaaatacagggcatgctaatctttgaggtcctgtctcaggatcccatctatcaactacggggtttgagggccactcagctgtctccatcggtggggctgttggttgaattacaccctctggtaaaacggagttagtgacagcctcttgttgtggccttttttctaataaccccttttcctttaaattttctccctttctctgactagctcgagagaccttctcttttgcttgacctaaaatgtcttcctccatggtctgaatctctaacaatttacttaacactttttcggcttcttttttaataatttctaatcttctataaagataacgcaacccaataagataacacaaaacaaaaccacaaatgaatgaaacaaaaactgaataaaaattcactgtatcaattttctctttctcggggctaacaaacttcaaaccttgagccaaccatttttcccagtttgcctgagaaatttctagggataggcagcttgaaacaaaaacgaaataaatcaaaacaagaacacattgttttttgaaatggtcacccattctctcgccttccctcaggggggagcgattttactcacctccaaatttcagacgttccgcgtacgggccaccaaaatgccaaggccaatgtctcggcttggcaccagaatcacgagccaccacacagctttgtagattcaaacagcaattctttattccagctctcacaccacctcacacaggtccaggggcaaacgcgttctgccgcctcccgcaccaaccacctactccacgaggctctctccaaatcccattttaatctcacgagaactcaatgggaacaagcagcaggaacaccctaatcccagcaataatcttcaacttccaacttccctaaaacccattatcttaaactggcaacgccttaaactcaaggagccggttacttcctcaaacctgatcagctctaaacccaaatccgccttggtccttgagcaaggtcaccttattaaagcatgcatgcaatgttccatcaaatgtcctctaagcagcatggggtacgcttggcaaggaaatttcgatgcgtcattcctacttggtaatggccctcagcactgccTGGCATCAGGCTCCCTTCATGTTCACTATCATTTGCAGTGCCGAAAGGATGAACGTCTTCCGACATGAGGAGGATGCCAAGGGAAAGGCTGGTATAAGAGAATTTCCAAAGGTCACCCAGGCCTGGGTGATGCACTTACCATCTGAGATGGATAGAAATAAGTGAGAGAAGATGAAGAGCATGAGACTCGGAGGGTAGTGCTACCATTGATGGTGGAGACTTGGAGGTGAGCAAGTGGAATGAATGGGAGGTGTCCTAAGCATAGGGAATAATGGAGGCTGAGAACCAAGCTCAAAAGGAGGCAATTATTCACCATAGAGATTGTCATTCCCAGAGAGGGAGTCATTAATGTTTCCACCTCTCATTTTAGGGTCACTGGGGGAGAAGGACATGAGGCTGAAGGACTGGACTTTGGTATAGGTATGTGATGACCAAGTAAGTTCTGTTGAGCCGGGAACAAAATGCATATCCCAGAAACAAGTGGGGAGACTTGAAGAAGACTGATTGGgaatggtttgagtgtgtcccccaagAATTCATGTGTGGGAAGCTTGGTCCCAGTGTGGCCATACTAAGAGGTGgctggacctttaagaggtgggacttaGTGGAAGTTGGACAGGTCATTGGGGGGCATTGCCCTTAGAAGGGATTAAGGGCAATTAACTCATGAGATCCTGAGTTAGTTCTCACAACAGTGGGTTATTACAGAAGAGCAGGCCTTGACtccttctctggcttcctgtcttaacatgtgatctctccctcttgcatatgctcccaccatgatgccatctgccattaggccctcaccagaggccaaatTAATGGGATACCTGatctttcagcctccaaaatgctgagctaaataaatctttttaaaatttcttctatcgATATGTAAATATAAGGGgtaaacttttctttaaataaattatccaGCTTCAGGTATCTCATTATGACAATGGAAACAGATTATAATACAAGGGAACCCCATTAACTCAGACTCACTGGTCAATGAGAATGAAGTAGCCATGGGTTTCACAGAATGAAGGTTGTATCATGAAAGTTCTTCCATTTCTATCATTAACTACAGTGGCATACAATAAGAAGCCTAAAGAGGTTGTCATTGTGAAGGAGACAGTATCATACTAACTATGGATAGATAATGCATTGCCAGAGGTCTAGGCCAAGTTTAATTGGCAAAATGTGTTGCTAGTTATTAAAAGTTCCcagagatgttgaagactgaataGGCTTCCAATGGGTAGAGAGGAGAGGGCATTCCAGGTAAAGGGGACCATATATGCAGAGGCTGGGGAACGTGACAGCACAACAAATTCCAAGACAGAGGAGTGccacaaaatacaaaacatgtggcggctggggctgtagcttagtggcagagcactggcctagcataaaaataaacaaataaacaccacataaaaataaacaaataaaataaagtcattctgtccacctacaactacaaaaaaattttttaaagaaaaatatatacatttgtggGGCCAGTGAGAATAAAGCTAGAAAAGCAGGTTGAAGCAAGATTAAGAAAGGTCATAGATACCATGCTGAAGAGTTCTtaactaatttttctttataaacgaTCCAGCCTCAGGTATCAGGAAACAGTTATCGACAACTTTTGAAAATGAGTGAGACATGGTTAAATCTATGCTTTAGAATATCAGGatgggggctgcagttgtggcttagcagtagaatgctcacctagtatgtttggggctctgagttcgatcctcaataccacataaaaaataaataaataaaagtattgtgtccaactacaactaaaaagtaaacatttaaaaaaaaaaaaagaatatcaggaTGTAGTGCAGGGGCATCAGGGTAGGTCAAGAGACCTCTGTAGCAACCCAGAAAAATGACTGTACAGGTCTGAAGAGGGTGGTGATCTGAGTGAGAGGAAGTAGGGAAAAGGAAATTCCCCTGAGTCAGGGCCTAACAAGGAGTGGTGAAGGGTACATTGAGGGATTTGAGACTGGGCATTGGGATCAGGTAGCACCATCCAGAGACCTAAGAAAGACTGAAGGTGTCTCAGGTGccagtgagaaagagagagctctAGGCAAGGatcaaaggagaaagggagggatcAAAGATGACTAATTCATAGCCTGGGTACCTACATGGCTACTGATGTCATCATCCAAATAGAGGGATGCACATATGCTATGAGAAGTGTTTCAGATATGGTAGGATGAAGCTTCTAAAAGccaaagttttaaaatcaaatttatcaaggtgtaatttacataaaataaaatgcacctATTTGATGTGTATAGTTCAATGAATCTGACAAATGTAAACACCTGTGCAAGCAGCTTCATGGGTATATGAAACCTAAGTATTCACACTAGGTCCTATTTTCAGAAGGGCCTTTTGCTTTGGGTTTAAAGCTGAATTCATGGTGCCAAAGCTTTCTTTGAACTTGGGTTTTATAAATGCAATCTGATGGGACAATGAAGCATTTGGGGGGAGGGGTTTAGAGCCTTAGCTTTTGCTGAGTCTCTTTCTTATCACCGTCCATGACCCCCAATCTTTACCCTATCCCACCCCTActtcagggcagggcagggctgcacCCCAGCACATTCAGAGACTGATGAACATCTTCCCTAACATGGTACCAAACACATTCCTGACACACACACTTCAATCCCTTAGGGCTCATCCATCCGTTATCCCCTAAGAAGGGGAGTGTTCCAGTATATAAGGAAACATAACATTAAAGAGCAAATTAATCCAGCGTGATAAGttgatagaggacacagaaaaaaagttttataattaaGTACCTTTAGTAGTGTCCTTTCCTGCTtccctccatttttattttgcactGAACCTTGCAAATTATATAGCTAGCCCTGCACCTGTGTATACCACCACCATTAGGatgaagaatattttcatcaaaaagaatattttcttctcGGTCCTTTACGGAGTCAACACACCATAGTGGCAAAACCCAACCACAGGTCTCCTTTCAAGACggctgaatttaaaaatttgcagCAGGGCTCTGGAACTAGGGAAAGCAGGAATACAAGAATTCTGCTCCCCCTTTTCTCTTGGGGCCTGTACCGGACTCTTAGAAACATTTCCTCCACGTTGTTCTCACTTCTACCCTCAAAGTCCTTATTCTGATTTTCCAAAAGAGGTCACCACGTTTCTCCAAGGTAAGCCCAGAGAGCGTCGCAACTCTCACTCACCCTAGTCGGTCCACTCCAAGGCTGGTACCGCCCACGCCCGAACACCGCCCGCGGCCCGCCCCTTCGCCAAGTGCCCAGCCGGGTCTCACAGCCCCAACCCAGACGCCCCAGAACCAAGCAGGTGTCCTGGACGTTCGTGGCCACCGTCGCCATCGTTGGAGGTGATGGCTCAGCCAGCACGGCGCGGTCATCCGGGCAAAGAAAAAGCTCCAGCGCCGGCGAGCGCCAGCGCGCATCCCAGAACAGCCAGGGTGGGCTCCACCGCCGCTCTCCAGGCCCGGGTGCCTTGGCAACGGGTAAACACTGAGCGGCCCCGCCCCGCGGCGCGCGCTGGTGGCGTTGTGCGCACGAATCCCGCCCCCGAGGGGCGCGAGCCCCGCGCAGGGATCCTGCCGGCTCGGTGTAACGCGTGTGGGTGCCTGGCGTGGCCAAGTAGGCGCCTGGTGTGCTGGCGGCTAGGTGGCTAGCTGTCCCCTGAACACGCTGGGCTGCCCCAAGTCCCCGCGCGCCGCCTGGCGGGTTCCTTCCTGGGAGGCGCCGCCGAGGCCCGAGAGGGCGGCGGTTCGCTGGCAAGTGGGCAGGAGGAGGCGGGGTAGACGAAGAATTTGGGCTGCCTTCTGCTTTTCGGGACTGGGAATCACACGTCTTACTCACCCGCtcagctgagaaagaaatgaCCATGGTAATACCCGTCTTGTGGAAGTAGGAGTTTCCCAGGCACTCGCTCCTTTGCTTTAAGCCCGCCAGCGTTTGAGAGGAGTGCTTTCGCCGAGATCGTCTCCAGTCCGCGTGGGTGGGTGGTGTCTGACCCAGCGGTCTGAACGGGCGATGTAAGATGGTGGGAGAGTGATCCCGGGTGGTCTGAGCCTGCTAAGGGGGATGGGAGCAGCAAAATCAGGCTGAGATCTTCTTCTGTTAAGTGTCTGGTTGCCGTTCCTTGGTTCTGTTGCAAAATTGTCACACCcagaagattttttttggggggggggtgggaggagagggagatCGGCAAAGTTGTATGGAACCCAAGAACGCCAGTACAAGCCAACAGCGACTGGCTCAGGCACTTGGCTGCTCTTCCGCTCCAGAGTCCCTTGTGGGATGCGCTGTTGACTCAAGTAGAAGGCAGCCCTGGTCCCACCACCTGCACTGCCAGCCCTCACAAGCATTCCTGCTCCTTGGTCCTCCTTAACCCTCACTGTTCTTTCTATAACGTCTGTGACCTTATAACATCCCATGTCATCTgcttaagcaaaacaaaacaaaacccacatcCCACAGTAGACCCACGTGCTTCTGAAAGTCTCCTGAACCAGACTCACCTCAAGCTATtgctctttcaattttttttttataagaccCAGCCCAAAGTGCCTCCTTATGTAGCCCTTTGCACCTCACTTAAGGTGCTTTTTGCCTGTTTTGCCTCGGAAAGTCTTACTCCTTATCCCCATTAGATTGTAGTGAAAAAATGTGTTTGATAACTCTGTGGGTCTTCCATTTCCTTGAATGAAAGGCACTAGGTAAATATCTCTTGATTTAGGAGAGTCATTCCTGAGTTACCCGCACATGTTTAATACTGCCATTTTCTTTTGGGGCCCAAGGAACTGAAGCAGAATGGTTTACACAGTCATTTAAGCTAATAACTTCCTTTGGCCCTTGGAATCAAGGTCAAACAAATTAGTTGACAGAGCCTTCAAACAAAGCTATGCCCTACCTACCTTTCTAGACTCAGCTGGTCCCCCAGGTTGCCTGTAGACTGGCCACATtaattgtttggttttttgggccCTTCAACTCTACATATTTTCTACTACCTCGGATCCTTTACCATAGTTATTCCTTTTTACTGTTCATTAATGCTCCATTGTATGGttgtaccacaatttatttattcatttttctgctgatggacatttggggtGTTTCCAGATTTTTGCTGTTACAAGTAAAGTCTTTAaattgaaaatactttcattctcttggataaatacctTAGGAAATGGCTGGGTCATACGATAGGAATGTGTTTAACTtaataagaaactgccaaactgttttccaaagtggttttgTCATTTTAGATTTCCATTGGCAGTGTGTATGAGTTCCATTTCCTCcgtatcctcaccaacacttagtATGGTCAGTCTTTTTAACTTGGACCATTCtaatattattagtattattttctggttttaattgTATATGTCTACTAACTTAATGATGTTGCATATCCTTTCATGtacctattttccttttttttttttttggagtctattcaaatcttttgcctaTTTGTATTGGgcatttgtattttcttactATTGTGTCTTTAGAGTTCTTTATTCTAGATATAGgcctttatcagatatgtgatttacaatttttttttccagtatgtgGCTTGGCTTTTCATTCTCTCAAATGATCTTCTGGCATCCTATACATAGAACACCTCAAtgtaagtttttataggtgtccaTTATATAGGTTCCTGATACAtgagttaatatattttaaaattttctttagttgtagatggacacaaatatctttatttatttttatgtggtgctgaggatcgaacccagtgcctcacacatgctaggcaagcactctgccactgagctacagccccagccctgaattatcttattatattgttttaaatttaattttttttaaagagagagggagagagagagagaatttttttaatatttattttttaatatttggcggacacaacatctttgttggtacatggtgctgaggattgaacccgggccgcacgcaagccaggtgagcgctctaccgcttgagccacatccccagcccttaaatttaattttttgtgaaaatttattattatatacaaAAAACAGAATAGTAAAATGAATCCCCATGTATCCATTTCTcatattcagaaattttaaagatttggcCACATTTACTTCATCTATCCCTTACTGGAGAGTAGGGCAAATCtcaggtcttctttgattttatcCTTGCAGATTTCAGTGTACATCTCTGAGacatgtgttttcttttgtaaCCCAATGCCATTATCAACTCTAACAGAATTCATTATCCTCTGATACTatcaaatttttcttatttcctaaaaaaaaaaatgcctttttgcAGCTATTCAAATCAGAAGACAAACAAGGGTCACACATTGTGTTGGGTCTCTTTTAATAGGGGGTGCTTACTAAATATTTGTCACATTAGCTGGCATGTGACATCTCCTATTCCAtgaaaattttctgttgtttggatttttttcttaaattcaacaAGGGAGTGTTGAAAGTCATCTCAAGTTTATAGACACTAACTGCCACACTCTATTTGTCCTTGTCTTCAAAAGCCAggtaaagagaagaaaggaaaaagccaCAGAAAGTCTCGTGGGAAGAAGCAGAAGAAGCCCGAGGTGGACATCCTCAGCCCCGCGGCCATGCTGAACCTCTACTACATCGCACACAACGTGGCCGACTGCCTGCATCTGCGAGGCTTCCGCTGGCCAGGGGCTCCCAaagggaaaaaagggaagaaCAAGACTTAAGTGATAGAGTTCTCCGCGCTCAGAGAACAACTTGGGGAAGAGAAATCAAATAACGCGACCCTGCAGGCAAAATAGACTTTACTGAAGACACCTTGAAATGCAAGCTCAGGGTGCTTTCTATGGTAAATAATGGTGAAGAAATGCCTTTTACTTCCTCAGTTAAGCTAGGCATGGTTAGCCACTTTGGATTTTCAGAAGTTAAGGGGAAAAACTTGAACAATTCTTACACCATGTGATGGGATTGATagtcctttaaaaatttattatcataATTCTGGGCCAGAAATTAAACCTTGCTCTCAAAAGGCAGTTCCAGTTTGCACgagttattttcttttgc
This is a stretch of genomic DNA from Ictidomys tridecemlineatus isolate mIctTri1 chromosome 2, mIctTri1.hap1, whole genome shotgun sequence. It encodes these proteins:
- the Smkr1 gene encoding small lysine-rich protein 1 translates to MALSTAWHQAPFMFTIICSAERMNVFRHEEDAKGKAGIREFPKVTQAWSVHSKAGTAHARTPPAARPFAKCPAGSHSPNPDAPEPSRCPGRSWPPSPSLEVMAQPARRGHPGKEKAPAPASASAHPRTARVGSTAALQARVPWQRPGKEKKGKSHRKSRGKKQKKPEVDILSPAAMLNLYYIAHNVADCLHLRGFRWPGAPKGKKGKNKT